A genomic window from Chitinivorax sp. B includes:
- a CDS encoding class I SAM-dependent methyltransferase, which translates to MANVDRLINWKTDAWKDPQMVAWYSRRMVENSGTNRLNNALETSLIAQYCLGETVLDVGIGTGRASLPLVREGKQVTGVDSSQAMLDETRRLADGLPITLIPGDVLDLPVANQSYDTLCALNVLTHFPHWREVLPHWASKVKPGGRLVFDVYSLDHLRVATGKALTEADMLPREGDDSSISRFNLRIAVEDLVTAADQMGLTIVAVVPYRGFFGSTDTNQLLAPWLEGQQRWERLLSWLATDQRMLDCALFLEKHFIAPLTSQVSGKLMLVLDHRPDPSANARWLARNTEMNAILASERLSLPMLTPYLPASAEQICDQLAQHLLPLRNQMLLYRIVKPMLANAQRFDLASLLPDPVFGRFVDWFRRELLDQMASRVAGHWSTCLPAEQATHYEGVDVAVATQYALTERLLTEHLGRFSGVRT; encoded by the coding sequence ATGGCGAATGTGGACCGGCTGATCAACTGGAAGACCGATGCCTGGAAAGATCCGCAGATGGTGGCGTGGTATTCACGCCGTATGGTGGAGAACAGCGGTACCAATCGCCTCAATAATGCGTTGGAAACCAGTCTGATTGCACAATATTGCCTGGGAGAGACGGTACTGGATGTTGGCATTGGCACCGGCCGTGCCTCGCTGCCGTTGGTACGGGAAGGCAAACAGGTCACGGGTGTAGATAGTTCGCAGGCGATGCTGGATGAAACCCGTCGCTTGGCTGACGGATTGCCGATTACGCTGATTCCTGGCGATGTGCTGGATCTGCCGGTTGCGAACCAGAGCTATGACACGTTGTGCGCCTTGAATGTGTTGACACATTTCCCTCACTGGCGCGAAGTGTTGCCGCATTGGGCCAGTAAAGTGAAACCCGGCGGACGGCTGGTGTTCGATGTCTATTCGTTGGATCACCTGCGTGTTGCGACTGGTAAAGCCTTGACTGAAGCGGACATGTTGCCCAGGGAAGGGGACGATTCGTCCATCTCCCGTTTCAATTTGCGGATCGCCGTGGAAGATCTGGTGACGGCGGCAGATCAAATGGGTCTGACCATTGTTGCCGTGGTGCCCTACCGAGGTTTTTTCGGCTCCACCGATACCAATCAGCTGCTGGCACCTTGGTTGGAGGGACAGCAACGCTGGGAGCGATTGTTGTCATGGTTGGCAACCGATCAGCGCATGTTGGATTGTGCCTTGTTCCTGGAAAAACATTTCATTGCACCGTTGACCAGTCAGGTCTCGGGTAAATTGATGCTGGTTCTAGATCATCGACCAGACCCATCTGCCAATGCCCGTTGGCTGGCCCGGAATACCGAAATGAATGCAATATTGGCAAGCGAGCGTCTGTCGTTACCGATGTTGACACCTTATCTACCTGCTTCTGCCGAGCAGATTTGTGATCAATTGGCGCAGCATTTGTTGCCCTTGCGCAATCAGATGTTGCTGTACCGTATTGTCAAACCCATGTTGGCCAACGCCCAGCGCTTCGACCTGGCCAGCCTGTTGCCTGACCCAGTATTCGGCAGGTTTGTCGATTGGTTCCGACGAGAGTTGCTGGATCAGATGGCCAGTCGTGTCGCCGGCCATTGGTCAACTTGTCTTCCTGCCGAGCAGGCCACTCATTATGAAGGTGTGGATGTGGCAGTTGCGACCCAATATGCATTGACCGAACGTTTGTTGACCGAACATCTCGGTCGCTTCAGCGGGGTACGCACATGA